Proteins found in one Panicum hallii strain FIL2 chromosome 4, PHallii_v3.1, whole genome shotgun sequence genomic segment:
- the LOC112889565 gene encoding granule-bound starch synthase 1, chloroplastic/amyloplastic produces the protein MAALATSQLATTHAGFGLGGDTSMFRRGVQGLRGPRASAPGTLSVRTSARAAPRQQSRRAQRGGGRFPSLVVCAAAGMNIVFVGAEMAPWSKTGGLGDVLGGLPPAMAANGHRVMVISPRYDQYKDAWDTSVVSEIKMGDRYETVRFFHCYKRGVDRVFIDHPSFLERVWGKTGEKIYGPDAGVDYKDNQLRFSLLCQAALEAPRILSLNNNPYFSGPYGEDVVFVCNDWHTGPLSSYLKSNYQSNGIYRNAKTAFCIHNISYQGRFAFSDYPELNLPERFRSSFDFIDGYEKPVEGRKINWMKGGILEADRVLTVSPYYAEELISGIARGCELDNIMRLTGITGIVNGMDVSEWDPSKDKYIATKYDVSTAIAAKALNKEALQAAAGLPVDRKIPLVAFVGRLEEQKGPDVMAAAIPQLMEEDVQIVLLGTGKKKFERMLMSAEEKYPDKVRAVVKFNAALAHHIMAGADLLAVTSRFEPCGLIQLQGMRYGTPCVCASTGGLVDTVIEGKTGFHMGRLSVDCKVVEPADVQKVATTLKRAIRVVGTPVYEEMVRNCMIQDLSWKGPAKNWENVLLSLGVAGSQPGIEGEEIAPLAKENVAAP, from the exons ATGGCGGCTCTGGCCACGTCCCAGCTCGCCACCACCCACGCCGGCTTCGGCCTCGGCGGCGACACCTCCATGTTCCGCCGCGGCGTCCAGGGCCTGAGGGGGCCCCGGGCCTCGGCGCCGGGCACGCTCAGCGTGCGGAccagcgcgcgcgcggcgccccGGCAGCAGTCCCGCCGGgcgcagcgcggcggcggcaggttcCCCTCCCTCGTCGtctgcgccgccgcgggcatGAACATCGTCTTCGTCGGCGCCGAGATGGCGCCCTGGAGCAAGACAGGAGGCCTCGGCGACGTCCTCGGCGGCctcccgccggccatggcc GCGAACGGGCACCGCGTCATGGTCATTTCCCCCCGCTACGACCAGTACAAGGACGCCTGGGACACCAGCGTCGTGTCAGAG ATCAAGATGGGGGACAGGTACGAGACGGTGAGGTTTTTCCACTGCTACAAGCGCGGAGTTGACCGTGTGTTCATCGACCACCCGTCCTTCCTGGAGAGG GTTTGGGGAAAGACCGGTGAGAAGATCTACGGGCCAGACGCTGGAGTGGACTACAAGGACAACCAGCTGCGTTTCAGCCTGCTTTGCCAG GCAGCACTTGAAGCTCCTAGGATCCTGAGCCTCAACAACAACCCCTACTTCTCAGGACCGTACG GGGAGGATGTCGTGTTCGTCTGCAACGACTGGCACACCGGGCCTCTGTCGAGCTACCTCAAGAGCAACTACCAGTCCAACGGCATCTACAGGAACGCAAAG ACCGCTTTCTGCATCCACAACATCTCCTACCAGGGCCGGTTCGCATTCTCGGACTACCCGGAGCTGAACCTCCCTGAGAGGTTCAGGTCATCCTTCGATTTCATCGACGG GTACGAGAAGCCTGTGGAGGGCAGGAAGATCAACTGGATGAAGGGCGGGATCCTGGAGGCCGACAGGGTCCTCACCGTGAGCCCATACTACGCCGAGGAGCTCATCTCGGGCATCGCCAGGGGCTGCGAGCTCGACAACATCATGCGCCTCACCGGCATCACCGGGATCGTCAACGGCATGGACGTCAGCGAGTGGGACCCCAGCAAGGACAAGTACATCGCCACCAAGTACGACGTGTCGACG GCCATCGCCGCCAAGGCGCTCAACAAGGAGGCGCTgcaggccgcggccggcctccCCGTGGACCGGAAGATCCCGCTGGTGGCGTTCGTCGGCAGGCTAGAGGAGCAGAAGGGCCCCGACGTCATGGCTGCCGCCATCCCGCAGCTCATGGAGGAGGACGTCCAGATCGTCCTTCTG GGCACCGGGAAGAAGAAGTTCGAGCGCATGCTGATGAGCGCGGAGGAGAAGTACCCCGACAAGGTGCGCGCCGTGGTGAAGTTTAACGCGGCGCTGGCGCACCACATCATGGCCGGCGCCGACCTGCTCGCCGTCACCAGCCGGTTCGAGCCCTGCGGCCTCATCCAGCTGCAGGGGATGCGATACGGCACG CCCTGCGTGTGCGCGTCCACCGGTGGGCTCGTCGACACCGTCATCGAAGGCAAGACCGGATTCCACATGGGCCGCCTCAGCGTCGAC TGTAAGGTTGTGGAGCCGGCCGACGTGCAGAAGGTGGCGACCACCCTGAAGCGCGCCATCAGGGTCGTGGGCACGCCGGTGTACGAGGAGATGGTCAGGAACTGCATGATCCAGGACCTCTCCTGGAAG GGCCCTGCCAAGAACTGGGAGAACGTGCTGCTGAGCCTGGGGGTCGCCGGCAGCCAGCCGGGGATCGAGGGCGAGGAGATCGCGCCGCTCGCCAAGGAGAACGTGGCCGCGCCCTGA
- the LOC112891003 gene encoding uncharacterized protein LOC112891003 — MDKILAFSILSSSPADISASGFSTQLSWRTPSAGSQKQQQLQRQAEQAPKQQEGKAAEQRGPRPAAAERKARFAPEFDGINCFESIVSS; from the coding sequence ATGGACAAGATCCTGGCCTTCTCGATCCTGAGCTCCTCCCCGGCCGACATCTCCGCGAGCGGGTTCTCCACCCAGCTGTCGTGGAGGACCCCCTCCGCCGGGAgccagaagcagcagcagctgcagcggCAGGCGGAGCAGGCGCCGAAGCAGCAGGAGGGGAAGGCCGCGGAGCAGCGGGgcccgcggccggcggcggcggagaggaagGCGCGGTTCGCGCCGGAGTTCGACGGGATCAACTGCTTCGAGTCCATAGTCTCCTCCTGA
- the LOC112889779 gene encoding protein EXORDIUM-like 3, translating to MQMRHLGVLLVAALLAASPAVAAWRPWPPRNGTAATAGLGASKKFEGSSEFVKLQYHMGPVLAASITVHPIWYGPWPAPQKRTIRAFLRSLAPPPAEEARIPRPSVAAWWRTVRLYADQTGANVSAAVSLGAEKSDARMSRGARLSRMDIQAVVRDAVAARTRPLPVDAGGVYLVLTSPEVLVEDFCGQVCGFHYFTFPSVVGYTLPYAWVGNSARRCPEVCAYPFAIPAYVPGRRPESPPNADVGVDGMVSVIAHELAELASNPLANAWYAGTDPSFPTEIADLCEGIYGTGGGGAYTGQLLTDARSGAAYNVNGAGGRRFLVQWVWNPVLSYCSGPNALDQ from the coding sequence ATGCAGATGCGGCACCTCGGCGTGCTCCTCGTCGCGGCCCTCCTCGCCGCGTCGCCCGCCGTCGCGGCGTGGCGCCCGTGGCCGCCACGCAACGGCACGGCGGCCACGGCGGGGCTGGGCGCGTCCAAGAAGTTCGAGGGGTCGTCGGAGTTCGTGAAGCTGCAGTACCACATGGGCCCCGTCCTGGCGGCGTCCATCACGGTGCACCCGATCTGGTACGGCCCCTGGCCGGCGCCGCAGAAGCGCACCATCCGCGCCTTCCTCCGCTCCCTGGCTCCGCCGCCGGCGGAGGAGGCCCGGATCCCGCGCCCCTCCGTGGCGGCGTGGTGGCGGACCGTGCGGCTGTACGCGGACCAGACCGGCGCCAACGTGTCGGCGGCGGTGTCGCTGGGCGCCGAGAAGTCGGACGCGCGCATGTCCCGCGGCGCGCGGCTGTCGCGGATGGACATCCAGGCGGTGGTCCGCGACGCCGTGGCCGCGCGCACCCGGCCCCTCCCCGTGGACGCCGGCGGCGTGTATCTCGTGCTCACCTCGCCGGAGGTGCTGGTGGAGGACTTCTGCGGGCAGGTCTGCGGCTTCCACTACTTCACCTTCCCGTCCGTGGTGGGGTACACGCTCCCGTACGCGTGGGTGGGCAACTCGGCGCGGCGGTGCCCGGAGGTGTGCGCGTACCCGTTCGCCATCCCGGCGTACGTGCCGGGGCGGAGGCCCGAGTCGCCGCCCAACGCCGACGTCGGCGTGGACGGGATGGTGAGCGTCATCGCGCACGAGCTGGCGGAGCTGGCGTCCAACCCGCTGGCCAACGCGTGGTACGCGGGCACGGACCCGTCGTTCCCGACGGAGATCGCCGACCTCTGCGAGGGCATCTACggcacaggcggcggcggcgcgtacaCGGGGCAGCTGCTGACGGACGCGCGGTCCGGCGCGGCGTACAACGTGAACGGCGCCGGCGGGCGCAGGTTCCTGGTGCAGTGGGTGTGGAACCCCGTGCTCAGCTACTGCTCCGGCCCCAACGCGCTCGACCAGTAG
- the LOC112890862 gene encoding uncharacterized protein LOC112890862: MERLLTSLVFCEAPLDFAYGTPAGTGARFAADSSAGAGSSRPAEGAAETTRRVAVKAALRKQQPELAPAFDGLNCFETVVMPSRSSH; the protein is encoded by the coding sequence atggagaggCTCCTGACGTCGCTGGTCTTCTGCGAGGCGCCGCTGGACTTCGCCTACGGCACGCCCGCAGGCACCGGCGCGAGGTTCGCCGCGGACTCCAGTGCCGGCGCCGGGTCATCGAGGCCGGCCGAGGGAGCCGCCGAGACGACGCGGCGCGTCGCCGTCAAGGCGGCGCTGCGGAAGCAGCAGCCCGAGCTCGCTCCGGCGTTCGACGGGCTCAACTGCTTCGAGACCGTCGTCATGCCGTCCCGGTCGAGCCATTGA
- the LOC112889882 gene encoding glucan endo-1,3-beta-glucosidase 14-like encodes MALRLVLAAALAVLAPALAAPGAPALGINYGQVADNLPPPQAAAVLLRALNATRVKLYDADSRVLSAFAGSGADFTVGLPDRLVPRLAADPSAASAWVRANILPHLPATSITAVTVGNEVLTGTDTAMLRSLLPAMEALHAALAACNLTSRVAVTTAHSLAVLSSSFPPSAAAFRRDVLPYMSPLLGFLAKTGAPFLINAYPYFAYKADPGRVDLSYVLFEPNAGVSDAATGLRYDNMLHAQVDAVRAAICRANYGKAVEIRVSETGWPSQGDEDEAGATPENAARYNGNLMRLVAQGKGTPAAPSEPMQVYVFALFNEDQKPGPASERHYGLFKPDGTPAYDVGVKAPTISGWKGNGSRSGGTGLVVAQGPGGADGVGPGTGYYTVSAAANKVKRRRWCVESLLVAAVVAMASRLSWS; translated from the exons ATGGCGCTCCGGCTCGTGCTCGCCGCCGCACTCGCCGTCCTCGCACCGGCTCTGGCGGCGCCGGGCGCCCCGGCGCTGGGGATCAACTACGGCCAGGTCGCGGAcaacctgccgccgccgcaggcggcggccgtgctccTCCGCGCGCTCAACGCCACCAGGGTCAAGCTCTACGACGCGGACTCGCGCGTGCTCAGCGCCTTCGCGGGCTCCGGCGCCGACTTCACCGTCGGCCTGCCCGACCGCCTCGTCCCGCGGCTGGCCGCCGACCCCTCCGCGGCCTCCGCGTGGGTCCGGGCCAACATCCTGCCCCACCTCCCGGCGACGTCGATCACCGCGGTCACCGTCGGCAACGAGGTGCTCACGGGCACCGACACCGCGATGCTCCGGTCCCTCCTCCCAGCCATGGAGGCCCTCCACGCGGCGCTCGCCGCGTGCAACCTCACCTCCCGCGTGGCGGTCACCACGGCGCACTCCCTCGCCGTGCTGTCGTCCTCGTTCCCGCCGTCGGCCGCCGCGTTCCGGCGCGACGTGCTCCCGTACATGTCCCCGCTCCTGGGCTTCCTCGCCAAGACCGGCGCGCCGTTCCTCATCAACGCGTACCCCTACTTCGCGTACAAGGCGGACCCGGGCCGGGTGGACCTCAGCTACGTGCTGTTCGAGCCCAACGCCGGCGTCTCCGACGCCGCCACTGGACTGCGCTACGACAACATGCTGCACGCGCAGGTGGACGCCGTGCGCGCGGCCATCTGCAGGGCCAACTACGGCAAGGCCGTGGAGATCCGCGTGTCGGAGACCGGGTGGCCGTCGCAGGGCGACGAGGACGAGGCCGGCGCGACGCCCGAGAACGCGGCGCGGTACAACGGCAACCTGATGCGGCTGGTGGCGCAGGGGAAGGGCACCCCCGCCGCGCCCAGCGAGCCGATGCAGGTGTACGTGTTCGCGCTGTTCAACGAGGACCAGAAGCCCGGGCCGGCGTCGGAGCGGCACTACGGGCTGTTCAAGCCCGACGGCACGCCCGCGTACGACGTCGGCGTCAAGGCGCCGACCATCAGCGGCTGGAAGGGGAACGGAAGCAGGAGCGGCGGCACCGGGCTGGTGGTGGCACAAGGGCCCGGCGGCGCCGACGGCGTAGGGCCGGGCACCGGGTACTACACCGTGTCGGCAGCGGCGAACAAG GTgaagaggcggcggtggtgcgtgGAGAGCTTGCTGGTGGCTGCCGTCGTAGCCATGGCGTCTAGGCTCTCTTGGTCATGA
- the LOC112891002 gene encoding uncharacterized protein LOC112891002 yields the protein MDKLLAFSILSASPADISARAGGRWTRLSWRGGADEQGQGQAQQQQQRDREEKPAGSPPRPHGSSGGGKASLPRFAPEFDGIDCFETIVSH from the coding sequence ATGGACAAGTTGCTGGCCTTCTCGATCCTCAGCGCGTCGCCGGCCGACATCTCCGCCAGGGCCGGGGGGCGCTGGACGCGGCTGTcgtggcggggcggcgcggacgaGCAGGGGCAGGGTcaggcgcagcagcagcagcagcgggacAGGGAGGAGAAGCCCGCggggtcgccgccgcgcccccacggcagcagcggcggcggcaaggcctCGCTCCCGCGGTTCGCGCCAGAGTTCGACGGGATCGACTGCTTCGAGACCATCGTGTCGCACTAG
- the LOC112890800 gene encoding glycine-rich cell wall structural protein 1-like → MDRILALSLVGAGPGNVFGPGMSGGALESFFARGKAERGNGRGAAGGTGPAAGGGGGRSAAERTSEAEGGGGKSAAEPERTNEAEGKGVGGQERGGADANASFHRALDGMFFFEAVAPH, encoded by the coding sequence ATGGACAGGATCCTGGCGCTGTCCCTCGTCGGCGCGGGGCCCGGCAACGTCTTCGGCCCGGGGATGAGCGGCGGCGCGCTGGAGAGCTTCTTCGCCCGCGGCAAGGCGGAGCGCGGCAAcggcaggggcgcggcgggcggcacaGGACCGGCGGCGGGGGGTGGCGGCGGGAGGAGCGCAGCCGAGAGGACGAGCGAGGCGGAGGGTGGCGGCGGGAAGAGCGCGGCCGAGCCCGAGAGGACGAACGAGGCGGAGGGGAAGGGCGTCGGTGGccaggagcgcggcggcgccgaCGCGAACGCGTCGTTCCACCGGGCGCTCGACGGGATGTTCTTCTTCGAGGCCGTCGCTCCGCATTGA